The following proteins are co-located in the Echinicola sp. 20G genome:
- a CDS encoding ATP-dependent helicase — MDYLEGLNPPQREAVEHTEGPLMIIAGAGSGKTRVLTYRIAHLIHAKGVDPFQILSLTFTNKAASEMRHRIEKLIGLEARNTWMGTFHSIFAKILRVESEKLGFPSNFTIYDTDDSKSLIKSIVKEMRLDDKVYKPNTVLSRISGAKNRLISWENYINDPYIKADDEAAMKPRMGEIYRAYQKRLFKSSAMDFDDLLFNTNVLFRDHPDVLNKYQQRFRYVLVDEFQDTNLSQYLITKKLAAVHQNICVVGDDAQSIYAFRGADIQNILNFEKDYPDLEVVKLEQNYRSTKNIVEAANSIIAKNKAQLKKNVWTQNDNGDLIELIKAASDNEEGRMVASTIFEEKNNKKLENSDFAILYRTNSQSRAIEEALRKMNITYKIVGGLSFYQRKEIKDLMAYMRYVVNQDDEEAFKRIINYPKRGIGASSVEKMMVSAYEHDIPLWKVINNAGSFLSGRAANAVADFSTLIKSFKMETERKDAYEAASAIAKQSGLLRELYEDKTIEGLNRYENVQELLNAIKEYVDNPENEDKSLGAFLQEIALLTDNDRDKDEVDAVTLMTIHSSKGLEFRQVFVVGLEEDLFPSQMMMQSREDLEEERRLFYVATTRAMEKLYLSYAITRYRFGRLLNCEPSRFLEEVDPNCIKVTKRKGRQLGSSSFGQQNTNGSEGKSGFIGLKRPSMRTNTTAKVHTPSPDFKPSNTNNLMEGMKVEHPKFGYGKVLKVEIEGINKKATIGFDNFGDKTLLLSFAKLRIVES, encoded by the coding sequence ATGGATTATTTAGAAGGTTTAAATCCCCCACAAAGAGAAGCAGTTGAACACACAGAAGGCCCCTTGATGATCATTGCCGGTGCAGGATCTGGCAAAACAAGGGTACTTACCTATAGAATAGCACATTTAATCCACGCCAAAGGAGTTGATCCTTTTCAAATATTATCACTGACCTTTACCAACAAAGCGGCCAGTGAAATGAGGCACCGTATTGAAAAGCTTATTGGCTTGGAGGCCAGAAATACTTGGATGGGTACTTTTCACTCCATCTTTGCGAAAATCTTACGTGTAGAGTCAGAAAAGCTTGGTTTCCCGTCCAATTTCACCATATATGATACAGATGACAGCAAATCGTTGATCAAAAGTATTGTCAAAGAAATGCGGCTGGATGACAAGGTTTACAAACCCAATACCGTCCTGTCAAGAATTTCCGGTGCAAAAAACAGGCTAATCTCTTGGGAAAACTACATCAATGATCCCTACATTAAGGCAGATGATGAAGCCGCTATGAAGCCCCGAATGGGTGAGATTTATCGCGCCTATCAAAAACGACTCTTCAAGTCATCTGCGATGGATTTTGATGACTTACTATTTAACACCAACGTATTGTTTAGGGACCATCCCGATGTACTTAATAAATACCAGCAGCGTTTTCGATATGTGCTGGTGGACGAGTTTCAGGATACCAACCTTTCCCAATATCTCATTACCAAAAAACTGGCAGCAGTCCATCAAAATATTTGTGTGGTAGGAGATGATGCACAAAGTATCTATGCGTTCCGTGGCGCGGATATTCAAAATATTTTGAATTTTGAAAAGGACTACCCTGACTTGGAAGTGGTCAAGCTAGAGCAAAACTACAGGTCCACAAAAAATATAGTCGAGGCAGCCAACTCCATCATCGCGAAGAACAAAGCTCAGCTTAAAAAGAACGTTTGGACTCAAAATGATAATGGGGACCTCATAGAGCTGATCAAGGCTGCTTCAGACAATGAAGAAGGGCGAATGGTAGCATCCACCATTTTTGAAGAAAAAAACAATAAAAAGCTTGAAAACAGTGATTTTGCCATCCTTTACAGAACAAATTCACAGTCCAGAGCAATAGAAGAAGCCTTAAGAAAGATGAACATCACTTACAAAATTGTAGGTGGTCTTTCATTTTACCAAAGAAAGGAAATCAAAGACTTGATGGCCTACATGCGCTATGTGGTCAATCAGGATGACGAGGAAGCTTTCAAAAGAATCATTAACTACCCTAAAAGAGGGATTGGAGCGAGCAGTGTAGAAAAAATGATGGTTTCTGCCTACGAACACGACATTCCACTCTGGAAGGTCATCAATAATGCAGGCAGTTTCCTTAGCGGCAGGGCGGCCAATGCCGTCGCTGATTTTTCCACTTTGATCAAAAGCTTCAAAATGGAAACCGAAAGAAAGGATGCCTATGAAGCAGCATCTGCCATTGCGAAGCAATCTGGTCTGCTGAGAGAGTTATATGAAGACAAAACCATTGAAGGGCTCAACCGGTATGAAAACGTTCAGGAATTGCTCAATGCCATCAAAGAATATGTGGACAATCCAGAAAATGAAGACAAAAGCTTAGGAGCTTTCCTCCAAGAAATTGCTTTGCTCACTGACAATGACCGTGATAAGGACGAGGTAGATGCGGTCACACTGATGACTATCCACTCTTCCAAAGGTTTGGAGTTTAGACAGGTTTTTGTCGTTGGACTTGAAGAAGACCTTTTCCCATCTCAAATGATGATGCAAAGTCGAGAGGACTTGGAAGAAGAAAGAAGACTTTTCTATGTCGCTACTACGAGGGCCATGGAAAAACTCTACCTTAGTTATGCCATCACGCGTTATCGATTTGGAAGGCTTTTAAACTGTGAACCAAGTAGGTTCCTAGAAGAAGTGGACCCTAATTGTATCAAGGTCACCAAACGTAAAGGAAGGCAGCTGGGAAGTAGCTCTTTTGGCCAGCAAAACACCAATGGTAGTGAAGGAAAATCAGGCTTTATTGGATTAAAAAGACCTTCAATGAGAACCAATACTACCGCAAAAGTTCATACGCCAAGCCCTGACTTTAAACCATCCAATACCAACAACTTAATGGAAGGCATGAAAGTGGAACATCCAAAGTTTGGATATGGTAAAGTTCTTAAGGTTGAGATAGAAGGAATCAATAAAAAAGCCACCATTGGCTTTGACAATTTTGGAGATAAGACTTTATTACTTAGCTTTGCTAAGCTTCGGATTGTGGAGTCCTAA
- a CDS encoding anti-sigma factor, whose product MDKNIESSGERKLKCGDVSKCFQLLESILDGEDKDASKDVLKEKLSKCQPCFEHFHLEQAIREVLKNKCTKQQVPSELAKSIRQKIEDVK is encoded by the coding sequence ATGGACAAAAACATAGAATCATCTGGGGAAAGGAAACTAAAGTGTGGTGATGTGAGCAAATGCTTCCAACTTTTAGAGAGTATTCTAGATGGGGAAGACAAGGACGCGTCAAAGGATGTCCTCAAAGAAAAACTGTCCAAGTGCCAGCCATGTTTTGAGCATTTTCATTTGGAACAGGCTATACGTGAAGTACTTAAAAATAAGTGCACCAAACAACAAGTCCCAAGTGAATTGGCCAAAAGTATCAGGCAGAAAATCGAGGATGTAAAATAA
- a CDS encoding vanadium-dependent haloperoxidase yields MKYPVKLFSILILTAFALSCQDKTKDLPDIPSSYIGEITIQMTELMIHDVTNPPLAARFFSYACLTGYEIASQNDSTLEDLHGVLNQYPDIKKPEGYPEQSYQLSAILGMLETAKKIQPSGTELQSFEESILDSCRRMGFSEENIEQSLAYAQDISKEILQYAKADGYNLISNYPRYTPLEIPGSWYPTPPGYFAPVEPYFDTVRPFFLDSAAQFKPEPPVAFSENKDSEFYKITKEVYDVDLSGENSEIAAFWDCNPFALQDNGHLMVGMKKISPGAHWMGITNIACNKARLSFSEALEIHTMVAVTLMDGFIACWDEKYRSNRIRPETAIRKYIDPTWTPFLQTPPFPEYLSGHSTVSTAASVVLTHYFGEEFPYSDTVEERYGLKARSYSSFTQAANEAAISRLYGGIHFMDAITRGQTQGREVGHWILNKISF; encoded by the coding sequence ATGAAGTACCCAGTAAAATTATTCAGTATCCTTATTTTGACAGCTTTTGCATTAAGTTGTCAGGATAAAACCAAAGACCTTCCCGATATTCCTTCAAGTTATATTGGTGAAATCACGATCCAAATGACGGAATTGATGATTCATGATGTCACCAATCCGCCCCTGGCAGCAAGATTCTTTTCCTATGCTTGCCTGACCGGGTATGAAATTGCCTCTCAAAACGACAGCACACTAGAGGATTTGCATGGTGTTCTCAATCAGTATCCAGATATAAAGAAACCTGAAGGATATCCTGAACAATCTTATCAGCTGAGTGCCATCCTTGGCATGTTGGAAACAGCCAAAAAGATCCAGCCATCTGGCACGGAGCTACAAAGTTTTGAAGAAAGTATTTTAGACAGCTGTAGAAGAATGGGTTTCAGTGAAGAAAACATTGAACAGTCCTTGGCTTATGCCCAAGACATCAGTAAGGAAATTCTTCAGTATGCTAAAGCTGATGGATATAATCTCATTAGCAATTACCCTCGCTACACACCCCTTGAAATCCCGGGAAGCTGGTACCCGACCCCTCCAGGTTATTTTGCCCCCGTAGAGCCTTATTTTGATACTGTAAGGCCATTTTTTCTGGATTCAGCAGCCCAATTTAAGCCAGAACCTCCTGTAGCTTTTTCTGAAAATAAAGACTCAGAATTTTACAAAATTACCAAGGAAGTTTATGATGTAGACCTCTCTGGCGAAAATAGTGAAATCGCCGCCTTTTGGGACTGTAATCCTTTTGCTCTTCAGGACAATGGCCATTTGATGGTTGGGATGAAGAAGATATCTCCAGGTGCCCACTGGATGGGAATTACCAACATAGCTTGCAACAAAGCGAGACTCTCTTTTTCAGAAGCCCTCGAAATTCATACCATGGTGGCAGTTACCTTAATGGATGGTTTTATAGCTTGTTGGGATGAAAAATACCGGAGCAACCGTATTCGCCCGGAAACAGCCATCAGAAAATACATTGACCCTACTTGGACTCCATTCTTACAAACACCTCCTTTCCCTGAATACCTAAGCGGCCACAGCACAGTATCAACAGCTGCCTCTGTAGTGCTCACCCATTATTTCGGAGAGGAATTCCCTTATTCTGACACAGTCGAGGAGAGATATGGCCTAAAGGCAAGAAGCTATTCTTCATTTACCCAAGCAGCCAATGAAGCAGCCATAAGCCGTTTGTACGGAGGGATACATTTTATGGATGCCATTACTAGGGGACAAACTCAAGGAAGAGAGGTTGGACATTGGATTCTTAACAAAATAAGCTTCTAA
- the gmk gene encoding guanylate kinase, with product MSFGKAFIFSAPSGSGKTTIVKHLLSSRSDLGFSISACTRDKRGRHEVHGKDYYFLSPDEFKKKIDEDAFIEWEEVYEGNFYGTLKEEIQRIWDSGKHVVFDVDVKGGLNLKKYFGERALAVFVKVPSLDTLSERLKDRGTESEESLSRRIYKAKFEMSFEEKFDVTLVNDDMKKSFEKAEQLVNDFVEHKGN from the coding sequence ATGTCTTTTGGAAAAGCTTTTATCTTTTCGGCTCCATCGGGTTCCGGAAAAACTACTATAGTTAAACATCTTTTATCCAGTCGTTCAGACCTAGGCTTTTCAATTTCTGCCTGTACAAGAGATAAGCGAGGGAGGCACGAAGTCCACGGTAAGGACTATTACTTTTTAAGCCCAGATGAATTCAAGAAAAAAATTGATGAAGATGCCTTTATAGAATGGGAAGAGGTTTATGAAGGTAATTTTTATGGTACCCTCAAAGAAGAAATCCAACGAATTTGGGATAGCGGTAAGCATGTAGTCTTTGATGTTGATGTTAAAGGGGGACTTAATCTAAAAAAATATTTCGGAGAACGTGCTCTAGCTGTGTTTGTGAAAGTTCCTTCATTGGACACCTTATCAGAGCGCTTAAAGGATAGAGGTACAGAGTCTGAAGAAAGCCTTTCCAGGAGGATTTACAAAGCTAAGTTTGAAATGTCATTTGAAGAGAAGTTTGATGTGACACTTGTCAATGATGATATGAAAAAGTCATTTGAAAAGGCAGAGCAGTTAGTCAATGACTTCGTTGAGCATAAAGGAAATTGA
- a CDS encoding DUF4290 domain-containing protein: protein MKEQEKHKHSVILKEYGKNIQKLVDYITNVPDKAKRTEQSYTLVELMKQLNPQLKIENDQKLWDDLFIMSNFQLDVDSPFPMPEKELLGKKPLTIGYPEGEVKFKHYGRNIEKLIERAIEIQNDEEQETAIIYIGQLMRSFHSTWNRENFDDGIIIDDIKTLSKGKLHIDLEKVKENSLFETNMRRDFKTNSQPDQPSNSGRRGGKRRNNGGNYKKRRN, encoded by the coding sequence ATGAAAGAACAAGAAAAGCATAAACACTCAGTAATTTTGAAAGAATACGGAAAAAACATTCAGAAACTGGTGGACTATATCACCAATGTTCCTGACAAAGCCAAAAGGACTGAACAGTCCTACACCTTGGTAGAACTGATGAAGCAGCTTAATCCCCAACTTAAAATTGAGAACGACCAAAAGTTATGGGACGACCTTTTCATCATGTCCAATTTCCAGTTGGATGTTGACAGTCCTTTCCCAATGCCGGAAAAGGAACTTTTGGGCAAAAAGCCGCTAACCATTGGATACCCTGAAGGCGAAGTAAAGTTCAAGCACTACGGGAGGAACATTGAAAAGCTTATAGAAAGAGCCATTGAAATCCAAAATGATGAAGAACAGGAAACTGCTATCATTTATATAGGCCAGTTAATGAGAAGCTTCCATTCCACTTGGAACAGGGAAAATTTTGACGATGGCATCATCATTGACGACATCAAAACGCTCTCAAAAGGCAAACTCCATATTGACCTTGAAAAGGTAAAAGAAAATTCTCTTTTCGAAACCAACATGAGAAGAGATTTCAAAACCAACAGTCAGCCAGACCAACCATCCAACTCTGGAAGAAGAGGAGGCAAAAGAAGAAACAACGGAGGTAACTACAAAAAACGCAGAAATTAA
- a CDS encoding sigma-70 family RNA polymerase sigma factor — protein sequence MSEVQKKKYSDKEKNNIFDNEFMPHIDSMYNFAFRLTFDEDDAKDLVQDTYLKAYRFINSFEQGTNAKAWLFRILKNSFINEYRKKSKQPSKVDYQEVETYYNSDSVDYNITSDLRVDTVKDMLGDEISNALNSLAVDFRTVIILCDLEGFTYEEMAKILDIPIGTVRSRLHRARNLLKEKLHSYAKDMGYNADED from the coding sequence ATGTCTGAGGTACAAAAGAAAAAATATTCCGATAAAGAGAAGAATAATATATTCGACAATGAGTTTATGCCTCACATAGACTCGATGTACAACTTTGCCTTCAGGCTTACTTTTGATGAAGATGATGCAAAGGATTTGGTGCAGGATACTTACCTCAAAGCCTATCGTTTTATCAATAGTTTTGAACAAGGTACCAATGCCAAGGCCTGGTTGTTCCGTATTTTGAAGAACAGCTTTATCAACGAATACAGAAAGAAAAGTAAGCAGCCGTCCAAGGTTGATTATCAGGAGGTTGAAACTTATTATAACTCAGATAGTGTTGATTACAATATCACTTCTGATTTAAGGGTGGATACGGTTAAAGATATGCTTGGAGATGAAATTTCCAATGCATTGAACAGTCTGGCAGTTGATTTCAGGACTGTGATCATATTGTGTGACCTTGAAGGCTTTACTTACGAAGAAATGGCCAAAATTTTGGATATTCCAATTGGCACTGTAAGGTCAAGATTACATAGGGCAAGGAACTTATTGAAGGAGAAATTACATTCTTATGCTAAGGATATGGGGTATAATGCTGATGAAGATTGA
- the murA gene encoding UDP-N-acetylglucosamine 1-carboxyvinyltransferase, translating into MSSFRVKGGLKLKGEITPQGAKNEALQILCAVLLTDQDVTINKIPNIRDVNKLIELLADMGVSVEKIAPESYRFNASKVDLEYLDSDKFLTKASALRGSVMILGPLLARFGKGKISKPGGDKIGRRRLDTHFIGFQNLGAKFNYDTQREIYNIDGKNLKGAYMLLDEASVTGTANILMAAVLAEGKTTIYNAACEPYLQQLCDMLNRMGAKITGVGSNLLNIEGVEKLGGTEHTLLPDMIEIGSFIGLAAMTQSEITIKDAQIHRLGIIPDTFRRMGIKLEFRGDDIHIPAQKHYEIETFIDGSILTVADAIWPGFTPDLLSIVLVTATQAKGTVLVHQKMFESRLFFVDKLIDMGAQIILCDPHRATVIGLDRKYPLKGIRMTSPDIRAGVSLLIAALSAEGTSVIDNVEQIDRGYQYIDQRLNALGADIVRID; encoded by the coding sequence ATGTCCTCATTCCGAGTAAAAGGGGGATTAAAATTAAAAGGCGAAATCACCCCTCAAGGCGCTAAAAATGAAGCGCTACAAATTTTATGCGCCGTACTTTTAACTGACCAAGACGTAACAATCAACAAAATCCCTAACATCAGGGATGTCAATAAACTCATTGAATTATTGGCGGATATGGGAGTAAGTGTAGAAAAGATCGCTCCAGAAAGCTACCGATTCAATGCTTCCAAAGTAGATCTCGAATATTTGGATTCTGACAAATTCTTGACTAAAGCATCTGCTTTAAGAGGTTCAGTTATGATTCTCGGCCCTTTATTGGCAAGATTTGGAAAAGGAAAAATATCCAAACCAGGGGGGGATAAAATTGGGCGCAGAAGATTGGACACCCATTTTATTGGTTTTCAAAACTTGGGAGCCAAATTCAACTATGACACCCAAAGAGAAATATACAATATTGACGGAAAGAACTTAAAAGGAGCCTACATGCTCCTTGACGAAGCTTCTGTCACTGGCACAGCCAATATCCTTATGGCTGCTGTATTGGCCGAAGGAAAAACCACCATTTACAATGCCGCTTGCGAACCCTACCTACAGCAACTTTGTGACATGCTTAACAGGATGGGGGCAAAAATCACTGGAGTAGGCTCCAACTTATTGAACATAGAAGGAGTTGAGAAGCTGGGTGGGACTGAGCACACCTTACTTCCTGATATGATTGAAATTGGGTCGTTTATCGGACTTGCTGCCATGACTCAATCCGAAATCACTATCAAAGATGCCCAAATCCACAGGTTGGGCATTATCCCTGATACTTTCCGCAGGATGGGTATCAAGTTGGAGTTCAGAGGCGATGACATCCATATCCCAGCCCAAAAACATTATGAAATAGAGACATTTATTGATGGCTCCATCCTGACAGTTGCTGACGCAATATGGCCAGGTTTCACTCCAGACCTGCTCAGCATTGTACTGGTAACTGCTACGCAGGCCAAGGGCACGGTATTGGTTCATCAGAAAATGTTTGAAAGTCGACTTTTCTTTGTAGATAAGCTAATAGATATGGGAGCTCAGATAATCCTTTGCGACCCTCATAGAGCCACGGTTATCGGGCTGGATAGAAAATATCCTCTTAAAGGTATTCGAATGACTTCTCCAGACATTAGGGCTGGGGTATCCCTTTTGATCGCAGCATTATCTGCAGAAGGGACTTCTGTGATTGACAATGTTGAGCAAATAGACAGAGGGTATCAATACATAGATCAAAGACTAAACGCACTAGGTGCTGATATTGTCAGGATTGATTAA
- the nadD gene encoding nicotinate (nicotinamide) nucleotide adenylyltransferase — MKVGLFFGSFNPIHIGHLIIANVMQDSTDLDEVWFVVSPQNPFKQRKALLHEFDRLRMVELAIEGNYHFRAMDVEFHMPKPSYTVDTLTYLKDKHPQHDFKLIIGGDNLTHFHKWKNSDQILEQYGLYVYPRPGESVDYDHPNVKHVEAPLIDISATFIRKSIEEGKSVTYLLPPLVEDYIKGKKFFV, encoded by the coding sequence TTGAAAGTAGGTTTATTTTTCGGTTCGTTTAACCCCATTCATATTGGGCATTTGATCATAGCCAATGTCATGCAGGACAGTACTGACTTAGATGAAGTTTGGTTTGTTGTGTCTCCTCAAAACCCATTTAAGCAAAGAAAAGCCTTATTGCATGAATTTGACCGTTTGAGAATGGTCGAATTGGCCATAGAAGGAAACTATCATTTTCGGGCAATGGATGTAGAGTTTCACATGCCTAAACCAAGCTACACGGTTGACACATTAACCTATCTTAAAGACAAGCATCCACAACATGACTTTAAATTGATTATTGGAGGAGATAACCTGACTCACTTTCATAAATGGAAAAATAGCGATCAGATATTGGAGCAATATGGATTGTATGTTTATCCTAGGCCAGGGGAATCTGTGGATTACGATCATCCTAATGTAAAGCATGTAGAAGCGCCATTGATAGATATTTCGGCTACTTTTATCAGAAAATCAATAGAAGAAGGGAAGTCTGTAACCTATTTACTTCCTCCCTTGGTGGAAGATTATATTAAAGGAAAAAAGTTCTTTGTTTAA
- the dnaN gene encoding DNA polymerase III subunit beta, which produces MKFIVSSSALLKQLSGINGVVTTNPVVPILENFLFEIKEGKLTITASDLQTSMMTEIDVEAKEDGNIAVPAKILIETLKNLPEQPVTFSIDHDTYSVEISSDNGRYKLAGENATDFPKIPSVSNATAVDMSTEVLSSAINNTIFATSNDELRPAMTGVYVNLSTTNATFVATDGHRLIRYRRVDIAAQDAASIIIPRKALNLLKSTLPAENVPVTVEFNNSNAYFKFGNIQMICRLIDERFPDYENVIPVDNDNDMTIDRIEFLSSLKRIAIYANKTTHQVRLKLTGSELQISAEDLDFSNEANERLSCEHEGEDIEIGFNAKFLVEMLNNISAKQVTLKFSAPNRAGLIVPSDKGDNEDILMLVMPVMLNNYV; this is translated from the coding sequence ATGAAATTTATTGTTTCTTCTTCTGCTCTTTTGAAGCAACTTTCCGGAATCAATGGAGTGGTGACCACCAATCCGGTCGTGCCGATATTAGAAAACTTTCTTTTTGAAATAAAAGAAGGTAAGTTAACCATTACGGCTTCCGACCTGCAGACCTCCATGATGACTGAGATAGATGTTGAGGCAAAAGAAGATGGAAATATTGCCGTTCCTGCAAAGATTCTTATCGAGACATTAAAAAATCTTCCAGAGCAGCCGGTGACTTTCAGTATCGATCATGATACTTACAGTGTGGAAATTAGCTCTGACAATGGCCGATACAAATTGGCAGGTGAGAATGCTACAGATTTCCCTAAAATTCCTTCTGTAAGCAACGCTACAGCGGTGGATATGTCAACGGAAGTACTTAGCAGCGCTATCAACAATACCATTTTTGCGACAAGTAATGATGAGCTTCGTCCTGCGATGACAGGTGTGTATGTGAATTTGAGTACAACCAATGCAACATTTGTAGCCACGGACGGACACCGATTGATTCGTTATAGGAGAGTGGATATTGCGGCTCAGGATGCTGCAAGTATTATTATTCCTAGAAAGGCACTCAACCTTTTGAAGTCAACACTTCCTGCAGAGAATGTCCCTGTGACGGTAGAATTCAATAATTCCAATGCTTATTTTAAGTTTGGCAATATCCAGATGATCTGTCGTTTGATTGATGAACGTTTCCCGGATTATGAAAATGTAATTCCGGTGGACAACGACAATGACATGACCATCGATAGAATAGAGTTTTTAAGCTCATTGAAAAGAATTGCCATTTACGCAAATAAAACTACTCACCAAGTAAGGTTAAAGCTTACCGGAAGTGAGCTTCAGATTTCTGCTGAAGATTTAGATTTCTCTAATGAGGCTAATGAAAGACTCTCTTGCGAGCATGAAGGAGAGGATATTGAGATTGGTTTCAATGCCAAGTTCTTGGTAGAGATGTTGAACAACATTTCGGCCAAGCAAGTGACCTTGAAGTTCAGTGCACCTAACAGAGCTGGTTTGATCGTTCCTAGTGATAAGGGGGATAATGAAGATATTTTGATGCTGGTGATGCCAGTGATGCTAAATAATTACGTGTAA
- a CDS encoding lysophospholipid acyltransferase family protein — MFAFRLISYLPLWCLYILSDSFFILAYYIIGYRKKVVWKNISCAFPEKSPKERKKIMREFYRNLTDSFAETIKLMTMGKPEIEKRFQLENMDLLRDLLERKQVIVGLTAHFFNWEGHPLAVRALVDERIEIVYQQVTNPFFEKLMKTLRSRFGGYLVEKSKFQRHFIKYRKHPRLIGLAADQRPNREDQRYHAKFMNRETGFFEGAEKLAKRFDLTVIFSEVHKLKRGHYKFTYRFVAEPPHDTREHSITDQFIELTEKNIREQPALYLWSHNRWKNSN, encoded by the coding sequence ATGTTCGCATTCCGCTTAATTTCTTACCTGCCTTTGTGGTGTTTGTATATCCTATCCGATTCATTCTTTATCCTTGCTTACTACATAATAGGGTACAGAAAAAAAGTGGTTTGGAAAAACATCTCATGCGCCTTTCCTGAAAAAAGCCCAAAAGAACGAAAAAAGATCATGAGAGAGTTCTATAGAAACCTCACGGATTCTTTTGCTGAAACCATCAAGCTGATGACCATGGGAAAGCCTGAAATTGAAAAAAGATTTCAGCTTGAAAACATGGATTTACTTCGTGACCTTTTGGAAAGAAAGCAAGTAATCGTAGGGCTTACCGCCCATTTTTTTAATTGGGAAGGACATCCTTTAGCGGTCAGGGCTTTGGTGGATGAAAGAATAGAAATTGTGTACCAACAGGTCACTAACCCATTCTTCGAAAAGCTGATGAAAACACTTAGAAGTAGGTTTGGTGGCTATTTGGTAGAAAAGAGCAAGTTTCAAAGACATTTTATCAAATACAGAAAACACCCCAGATTAATTGGATTAGCAGCTGACCAAAGACCAAACCGGGAAGATCAGCGCTATCATGCTAAATTTATGAACAGGGAAACAGGCTTCTTTGAAGGAGCTGAAAAACTGGCCAAGCGATTTGACCTTACTGTCATATTTTCTGAAGTCCACAAACTCAAACGAGGACATTACAAATTCACTTATCGCTTTGTCGCAGAACCTCCGCATGATACGAGGGAGCACAGCATTACGGATCAATTCATTGAGCTGACAGAAAAAAATATCCGGGAACAACCCGCCTTGTACCTTTGGTCCCATAATAGATGGAAAAACAGTAACTGA